TGAGCCGTGCCGACGAGGCGTGGCTTGCGAACCTCGCACGCGAAGCGAAGGACGCCTCCTGAGGCGGCTGCGCGAGCGGGAATTGGCGGTGCCGTACATGCGTGTGCGGCGCCTGATGTGAATCCATCCTCTATCGGGGCCAGGCCTGGAAGCAGGCGGGTGTGAACGCCGACACGATGGCATAAGGAGTCAGTAATGAATCTGATCGCAAAACTTGAGCAGGAAGAAATCGAGCGCGCGCTCGCCGGCAAGACGATCCCCGAATTCGCCCCGGGCGACACGGTGATCGTGAACGTGAACGTGGTTGAAGGTACCCGCAAGCGCGTTCAGGCTTACGAAGGCGTCGTGATCGCGATTCGCAATCGTGGTCTGAACTCGAACTTCATCGTCCGCAAGATCTCGTCGGGCGAAGGCGTCGAGCGTACGTTCCAGACGTACTCGCCGCTGCTGGCGAGCATCATCGTGAAGCGCCGCGGTGATGTGCGTCGTGCGAAGCTGTACTACCTGCGCGAGCGTTCGGGCAAGTCGGCTCGAATCAAGGAAAAGCTGGTGTCGAAGGATCGCGCCGCAGCAGCTTCCCAAGAGTAAGAGCTGTAAGGAAAAAGCACCCGACCGGGTGCTTTTTTCATTCTGGCGCGACAATATGCTCGATACGACACGAACCCGAGAGCCCCATTGAATCGCCGCCCCATCATCGATCCCGAAGTATTGCCGGTCGAAGGCACCGGCGCCGGTCTGCCCGCCATCGATTCCCGCCTGATGACGCCGTCCGGCTTGCGCGACCGTTTCGCGCGCACGCTCGAATGGAGCGTCGAACCCGGAGAGGCGAGGCTTCAGGAAGGCGTCGACCCGCGCAGTGCGGCCGTCCTCGTTCCGCTCGTTGTCCGCGAGTCGGGCCTCACCGTGCTGCTGACCCAGCGCGCCGACCACCTGAACGACCACGCCGGGCAGATCAGCTTCCCCGGCGGTCGTCGCGAACCGTTCGATCGCGACGCGACCGCCACCGCGTTGCGCGAGGCGAAGGAAGAGATCGGGCTCGCTGCCGAACGCGTCGAGATCCTCGGCGCGCTGCCCGACTACCTCACCGGCACCGGCTTCTGCGTGACGCCGGTGGTCGGCCTCGTGCATCCGCCGTTCACCGTGCAGGCCGACACGTTCGAAGTCGCCGAGATCTTTGAGGTACCGCTTGCGTTCCTGATGAATCCCGCGAACCATCAGGTCCGCGTGTTCCGCTGGGAAGGCGGCGAGCGTCGTTTTTTTGCGATGCCCTATCCGAACGGCGAACCGGGCGGGCATTACTTCATCTGGGGCGCAACTGCCGGCATGTTTCGCAATCTGTACCGCTTCTTGGCCGCCGACTAGGCGCGTACACCGGCCGGCGCGCGCGGCCGGCTGCCGGGCGCGCGCGCCGGCAGCCATGCTGGGCTTGCGCTGTGCTATCGTTATGCGAAAAATGACATAACTCCGAAGACGGCGCCACGCATGACTTTCTTTTCGGTTCTCCTCGCCCTCATCATCGAACAGGTCCGCGCGTTGTCGCCGAACAATCCGGTGTTCGCGCTGTTCCAGTTTCATGCGGAGACCGTCGCGCATGGTCTCGACGCAGGCAAGCAGAAGCACGGCATCCTCGCATGGCTCGCGGTCGTGCTGCCGTGGGTGCTGATCGTCGCGCTGATCTATTTCCTGCTGTACAAGGTGAGCTTCGTGCTCGCATTCATGTGGAATGTCGTCGTCGTGTATTTCACGCTCGGCTTCCGCCAGTTCAGCCACTACTTCACCGACATCCACC
The nucleotide sequence above comes from Burkholderia pyrrocinia. Encoded proteins:
- the rplS gene encoding 50S ribosomal protein L19, whose amino-acid sequence is MNLIAKLEQEEIERALAGKTIPEFAPGDTVIVNVNVVEGTRKRVQAYEGVVIAIRNRGLNSNFIVRKISSGEGVERTFQTYSPLLASIIVKRRGDVRRAKLYYLRERSGKSARIKEKLVSKDRAAAASQE
- a CDS encoding CoA pyrophosphatase; protein product: MNRRPIIDPEVLPVEGTGAGLPAIDSRLMTPSGLRDRFARTLEWSVEPGEARLQEGVDPRSAAVLVPLVVRESGLTVLLTQRADHLNDHAGQISFPGGRREPFDRDATATALREAKEEIGLAAERVEILGALPDYLTGTGFCVTPVVGLVHPPFTVQADTFEVAEIFEVPLAFLMNPANHQVRVFRWEGGERRFFAMPYPNGEPGGHYFIWGATAGMFRNLYRFLAAD